In Porphyromonas cangingivalis, a genomic segment contains:
- the ftsH gene encoding ATP-dependent zinc metalloprotease FtsH has translation MDNQNMNNNPLNRNPKKSGMPKFGFGWLYIILLLIIGSLFFLPGEEDVKRVDWSEFQQMMERDEFSKITVQSAKGTVLGEVKENPQSRVSAHDSTSKTLPTGKPLLSRTLVSTDMPGTTAFNDIYQKLLEREQRITAKVSYDNRKDSFWPIILNIAPFLLIIVFWIFITRRMSSGTGGAGGGVFNVGKSKAQLFDKENKVKVTFKDVAGLSGAKQEIEEIVHFLRAPKTYTDLGGKIPKGALLVGPPGTGKTLLAKAVAGEADVPFFSLSGSDFVEMFVGVGASRVRDLFKQAKEKAPCIVFIDEIDAVGRARGKNAGFGGNDERENTLNQLLTEMDGFDTNSGVIILAATNRVDILDKALLRAGRFDRQIQVDLPDLNERKEIFEVHMRRLKLDESVDIDLLSRQTPGFSGADIANVCNEAALIAARNGKTSIDRDDFTSAIDRIVGGLEKKTKITTQEEKKAIAIHEAGHATVSWLLEHANPLIKVTIVPRGRALGAAWYLPEERQITTTEQILDEMCAILGGRAAEEVVLGRISTGAANDLQRATRIAQAMVTYFGMSDKLPNINYQDTQGEYGFTKPFSEETARKIDEEVLRIINEQYARAKDLLSTHREGHRKISDMLFEKEVIFTEDVENILGKRPWKSRTEELLEPTQKEGETEPTKQEETVVDNTGE, from the coding sequence ATGGACAACCAAAACATGAACAATAACCCCCTCAACAGAAATCCAAAGAAGTCGGGTATGCCGAAGTTTGGATTTGGGTGGCTATACATCATCCTTTTGCTCATCATCGGGAGCTTGTTCTTCCTACCGGGAGAAGAAGATGTGAAGAGGGTGGACTGGAGCGAGTTCCAACAAATGATGGAGCGTGACGAATTCTCCAAAATCACCGTACAGTCTGCCAAAGGAACAGTCCTGGGAGAGGTCAAGGAAAATCCTCAGAGCAGGGTATCGGCACACGACAGCACATCAAAGACGCTACCAACAGGGAAGCCCCTACTCTCTCGTACCCTCGTAAGCACAGATATGCCGGGAACGACAGCCTTCAATGACATCTATCAGAAGCTATTGGAACGTGAGCAAAGGATCACTGCCAAAGTTTCGTATGACAATAGGAAGGACTCTTTCTGGCCCATCATATTGAATATAGCACCTTTCCTGCTCATCATAGTCTTTTGGATCTTCATTACTCGTAGAATGTCTTCGGGGACGGGTGGTGCCGGTGGAGGGGTCTTCAATGTCGGAAAGTCTAAGGCTCAACTCTTTGACAAAGAAAATAAGGTCAAAGTGACATTCAAGGATGTTGCCGGACTGAGTGGGGCTAAGCAGGAGATCGAAGAGATCGTCCACTTCCTCCGTGCACCCAAGACATACACCGATCTCGGAGGTAAGATCCCCAAAGGGGCACTCCTCGTAGGACCTCCGGGGACAGGAAAGACACTGCTTGCTAAGGCTGTGGCCGGAGAGGCTGATGTGCCATTCTTCTCCCTTTCGGGCTCAGACTTCGTGGAGATGTTCGTCGGCGTGGGGGCTTCTCGTGTGAGAGACCTCTTCAAGCAGGCCAAAGAGAAAGCACCATGTATCGTCTTCATCGACGAGATCGATGCTGTCGGCCGTGCCAGAGGCAAGAATGCAGGCTTCGGTGGCAATGATGAGAGAGAAAATACGCTCAATCAGCTTCTCACGGAGATGGATGGATTTGACACCAACAGCGGGGTGATCATCCTTGCCGCGACAAATAGAGTGGATATCCTCGACAAGGCCCTCCTCCGAGCAGGACGCTTTGACCGTCAGATACAGGTAGATCTGCCAGACCTCAATGAGCGTAAAGAGATATTTGAGGTACATATGAGACGCCTCAAATTGGATGAGTCTGTGGATATCGACCTTCTATCGAGACAGACCCCGGGCTTCTCCGGTGCCGACATCGCAAATGTATGTAATGAAGCAGCACTCATTGCTGCACGTAATGGCAAGACATCCATAGATCGTGACGACTTCACAAGTGCCATCGACCGTATCGTGGGTGGCCTCGAGAAGAAAACAAAGATCACGACACAGGAAGAGAAAAAGGCCATTGCCATCCATGAGGCGGGTCATGCTACTGTGTCTTGGCTCTTGGAGCATGCCAATCCGCTCATCAAAGTGACTATCGTCCCTCGTGGACGTGCGCTCGGTGCAGCTTGGTATCTCCCCGAAGAGCGACAGATCACTACGACAGAACAAATCCTCGACGAGATGTGTGCCATCCTCGGTGGTCGAGCTGCCGAAGAAGTGGTATTGGGTCGTATCTCCACAGGTGCAGCGAACGACCTGCAGCGTGCCACACGTATAGCTCAGGCAATGGTCACATACTTCGGCATGAGTGACAAACTCCCGAACATCAACTATCAAGATACCCAAGGGGAGTATGGCTTCACTAAACCTTTCAGCGAAGAGACTGCTCGGAAGATAGATGAAGAAGTACTACGCATCATCAACGAACAGTATGCGCGAGCGAAGGATCTTCTCTCGACACATAGAGAGGGACACCGCAAGATCTCGGATATGCTCTTCGAGAAGGAAGTCATCTTCACCGAAGATGTAGAAAACATCCTCGGCAAACGCCCTTGGAAGTCTCGCACCGAAGAGCTCTTGGAACCGACACAAAAAGAAGGGGAGACAGAGCCTACGAAGCAGGAGGAAACGGTGGTGGATAACACCGGCGAGTAA